One window from the genome of Acanthochromis polyacanthus isolate Apoly-LR-REF ecotype Palm Island chromosome 21, KAUST_Apoly_ChrSc, whole genome shotgun sequence encodes:
- the 42sp43 gene encoding P43 5S RNA-binding protein-like gives MNEIQAGKSAEATPKQTFSCTQCGATFAKHGRLKEHETAHTGAVRHNFPHFAHKTEYKRAFLSAKVAPKRPQRPCVCEVAGCGRSFTRKAHLSRHVLQHGSIKQFKCKFSTCSQSFANAGKLKRHVGYAHGDKDQYFKCQQPNCSLTFRKRRLFKLHLQQHGESPNFKCSKDGCGASFDSHIARKAHEKKHAGYCCPRADCQVIEVTWSKLQKHLAKHPVSRPCRVCKKEFKKVDSLRRHKRIHSSHKPVLVCPRDNCQAYFSTTFNLQHHIRKVHLELLKYRCPFADCPRVFAMRESLSRHLIRHDPSAVSPKKRQRPKKWWQRRLNGHQLPLVEENLNRLFALRMRLSRRTKVETNLSGLFNERKIPHYVDPEVNLRSLFTIKRPAEKPEAAKVK, from the exons ATGAACGAAATCCAGGCTGGGAAATCCGCCGAAGCTACGCCGAAGCAAACTTTCAGCTGCACGCAGTGCGGAGCGACTTTCGCCAAACATGGGAGGCTGAAGGAGCATGAGACGGCGCACACCGGGGCTGTAAGGCACAATTTCCCGCATTTTGCACACAAAACTGAATATAAAAGGGCATTCTTGAGCGCTAAAGTTGCACCAAAACGTCCACAGCGTCCGTGTGTGTGCGAAGTCGCCGGCTGTGGGCGCAGTTTCACCAGAAAAGCGCACCTGAGCCGCCACGTGCTGCAGCACGGAAGCATCAAACAGTTCAA GTGTAAGTTCTCCACGTGCTCACAGAGCTTCGCGAACGCGGGGAAGCTGAAGCGTCACGTGGGCTACGCTCATGGAGACAAGGACCAGTACTTCAAG TGCCAGCAGCCAAACTGCTCGTTGACCTTCAGGAAGCGCAGATTGTTTAAGTTGCATCTGCAGCAGCATGGAGAGTCTCCGAATTTCAA GTGTTCAAAGGACGGATGTGGAGCTTCGTTTGACTCCCACATCGCCCGTAAAGCCCACGAGAAGAAGCATGCAG GTTACTGCTGTCCTCGTGCTGACTGTCAGGTGATAGAAGTCACCTGGTCGAAGCTGCAGAAGCACCTGGCCAAACACCCAG TGTCCCGTCCATGCAGAGTGTGCAAGAAGGAGTTTAAGAAGGTGGATTCTCTGCGTAGACACAAGCGGATCCATTCGTCCCATAAGCCGGTTCTGGTTTGTCCCAGAGACAACTGTCAGGCGTATTTCTCCACCACCTTCAACCTGCAGCATCACATCCGCAAAGTCCACCTGGAGCTGCTCAAGTACAGGTGTCCCTTCGCCGACTGCCCCCGCGTGTTCGCCATGAGG GAGAGTCTGAGCAGACATCTGATCCGTCATGATCCCAGCGCCGTCAGCCCGAAG AAACGTCAGCGGCCAAAGAAGTGGTGGCAGCGGCGTCTGAACGGACACCAGCTTCCCCTGGTGGAGGAAAACCTGAACCGACTGTTCGCCTTACGGATGAGACTCTCCAGGAGAACCAAAGTGGAGACAAACCTGTCGGGTCTGTTCAATGAGCGCAAGATTCCTCATTACGTGGACCCGGAGGTGAACCTGCGAAGCCTGTTCACCATCAAACGTCCAGCAGAGAAACCCGAAGCTGCAAAGGTGAAATAA